One Cyanobium sp. AMD-g genomic window carries:
- a CDS encoding DUF2808 domain-containing protein, whose translation MTFFEAMPSFPSERSHPPGLIGRLGTAALGALAVATATVLSPVGTAPALAQGTPGLMEFRWENNKDYRKLYFFTTDTVRMQRAEYYLMLRPKDRKTAILKLSISVPSHFDTKIDPKQVKLCRMSEGGMLKRTRCLETIPATIEVSANGRSIDIFPETPVSDKDTIGVYMNVFNPFNAGMYQFNALAQAPGDIPVSGYLGSWVIQIVPSNTN comes from the coding sequence ATGACATTCTTCGAAGCCATGCCCTCCTTTCCGTCTGAGCGGTCCCATCCCCCGGGCCTGATCGGCCGTCTGGGCACTGCTGCCCTCGGAGCCCTGGCCGTCGCCACCGCCACCGTCCTCTCCCCTGTCGGCACCGCTCCGGCTCTCGCCCAGGGCACGCCAGGGCTGATGGAATTCCGCTGGGAGAACAACAAGGATTATCGCAAGCTTTACTTCTTCACCACCGACACCGTCCGCATGCAGCGGGCGGAGTACTACCTGATGCTGCGGCCGAAGGACCGCAAGACCGCGATTCTGAAGTTGAGCATCAGCGTTCCCAGCCACTTCGATACCAAGATCGATCCCAAGCAGGTCAAGCTCTGCAGGATGAGTGAAGGGGGGATGCTGAAGAGAACCCGCTGCCTGGAAACGATCCCCGCCACGATCGAAGTGTCGGCAAATGGCAGATCCATCGATATTTTCCCTGAAACGCCTGTCTCTGACAAGGACACCATCGGTGTTTACATGAACGTGTTCAACCCGTTCAACGCCGGCATGTATCAGTTCAACGCCCTGGCCCAGGCCCCCGGCGACATCCCCGTCTCCGGCTACCTGGGCAGCTGGGTGATCCAGATCGTGCCAAGCAACACCAACTGA
- the rnpA gene encoding ribonuclease P protein component, which yields MALPQQHRLRGRRVFDRLYRQGRRFQGPALVLRILAADPSLLPPGTPPRPSPWRCGIVVSSKVSKLAVRRNRLRRLFHDQLLRHPPAPASPLWLLITLKPGCLERGEVQLLGECSHLLRQAGLLLDPGGQGGEQTRDQ from the coding sequence ATGGCCCTGCCACAGCAACACCGGCTCCGGGGCCGACGGGTCTTTGATCGGCTCTACCGCCAGGGTCGCCGGTTCCAGGGCCCGGCGCTCGTTCTGCGCATTCTTGCCGCGGACCCGTCCCTGCTCCCCCCCGGCACACCGCCACGCCCCAGCCCCTGGCGCTGCGGGATCGTGGTCAGCAGCAAGGTGAGCAAGCTGGCGGTGCGCCGCAACCGCCTCAGGCGCCTGTTTCACGACCAGCTGCTGCGCCACCCCCCGGCACCGGCCAGTCCGCTCTGGCTGCTGATCACGCTCAAGCCAGGCTGCCTGGAACGCGGCGAGGTCCAGCTCCTGGGAGAATGCAGCCATCTGCTGCGCCAGGCAGGATTGCTCCTTGACCCCGGAGGACAGGGTGGAGAACAAACTCGAGATCAATGA
- a CDS encoding AAA family ATPase gives MVHDLADQLDLLIRSRTPILWIRSLEEERVEGLLERAAERLGGRTLLRWDFIGGLAGAPNLQGQAVRQPMAALSGLDGLPPEQGAILLLKDFHRYADDPGICRRLRNLAAGLRQVPHTLVISAPEWQMPRELEDSVTLLELPLPEAREIGRLLRAIAEASGQPLAPGVLEQLTAACHGLSEQRVRQLAARALAQRGQLGIEDLSEVLEEKRQAIARSELLEYCPTEATPADIGGLETLKHWLEQRHRAFSEEAQRYGLPLPRGVLLIGPQGTGKSLTAKAIAHSWAMPLLRLDVGRLFAGLVGASEARTREMIQRAEAMAPCVLWIDEIDKGFGGGDGRSDGGTSQRVLASLLTWMAEKSSAVFVVATANAVERLPAELLRKGRFDEIFLLELPDAEERRAILDLQLRRRRPAHTIPLEVLVDRTADFSGAELEQTVIEAMHLAFGEGRELGEADLIAAASQVVPLSRTAREQLEALRSWASSGRARPASGAGRLS, from the coding sequence ATGGTCCACGACCTGGCCGATCAGCTGGATCTCCTGATCCGCTCCCGCACGCCGATCCTCTGGATCCGCAGCCTGGAGGAGGAGCGGGTGGAGGGGCTGCTGGAGCGGGCCGCCGAGCGCCTGGGGGGGCGCACCCTGCTGCGCTGGGACTTCATCGGCGGCTTGGCCGGCGCCCCCAACCTGCAGGGCCAGGCCGTGCGTCAGCCGATGGCCGCCCTCAGCGGCCTGGACGGGCTTCCCCCGGAGCAGGGGGCGATCCTGCTGCTCAAGGACTTCCACCGCTATGCCGATGATCCAGGCATCTGCCGAAGGCTGCGCAACCTGGCCGCCGGCCTGCGGCAGGTGCCCCACACCCTGGTGATCAGCGCCCCGGAGTGGCAGATGCCGCGGGAGCTGGAAGACAGCGTCACCCTGCTCGAATTGCCCCTGCCGGAGGCCCGCGAGATCGGCCGGCTGCTGCGGGCGATCGCCGAGGCCAGCGGCCAGCCCCTGGCCCCGGGGGTGCTCGAGCAGCTCACGGCCGCCTGCCACGGGCTGAGCGAGCAGCGGGTGCGCCAGCTGGCGGCCCGGGCCCTGGCCCAGCGGGGCCAGCTGGGCATCGAAGACCTTTCGGAGGTGCTGGAGGAGAAACGCCAGGCCATCGCCCGCAGCGAGCTGCTGGAGTACTGCCCCACCGAGGCCACCCCCGCCGACATCGGCGGCCTGGAGACCCTCAAGCACTGGCTGGAGCAACGCCACCGGGCCTTCAGCGAGGAGGCCCAGCGCTACGGCCTGCCCCTGCCCCGGGGGGTGCTGCTGATCGGTCCCCAGGGCACCGGCAAATCGCTCACCGCCAAGGCGATCGCCCACAGCTGGGCGATGCCGCTGCTGCGGCTGGATGTGGGGCGCCTGTTCGCGGGCCTGGTGGGGGCCAGCGAGGCGCGCACCAGGGAGATGATTCAGCGGGCCGAGGCCATGGCCCCCTGCGTGCTCTGGATCGACGAGATCGACAAAGGCTTCGGCGGTGGCGACGGCCGCAGCGACGGCGGCACCAGCCAACGGGTGCTGGCCAGCCTGCTCACCTGGATGGCGGAAAAAAGCAGCGCCGTGTTCGTGGTGGCCACCGCCAATGCGGTGGAACGGCTGCCGGCGGAACTGCTGCGCAAGGGCCGCTTCGACGAGATCTTCCTGCTGGAACTGCCGGATGCCGAGGAGCGCCGGGCGATCCTGGATCTGCAGTTGCGGCGGCGGCGGCCGGCCCACACGATTCCGCTGGAGGTGCTGGTGGACCGCACCGCCGACTTCTCCGGCGCCGAGCTGGAGCAGACCGTGATCGAGGCCATGCACCTGGCCTTCGGCGAGGGCCGCGAACTCGGGGAAGCCGACCTGATCGCCGCCGCCAGCCAGGTGGTGCCCCTGTCGCGCACGGCCCGGGAGCAGCTGGAGGCCCTGCGCAGCTGGGCCAGCAGCGGCCGCGCCCGGCCGGCTTCCGGCGCCGGCCGGCTTTCGTGA
- the rpmH gene encoding 50S ribosomal protein L34 — protein MTKRTLEGTSRKRKRVSGFRVRMRTHTGRRVIRTRRRRGRARLAV, from the coding sequence ATGACGAAGCGCACACTCGAAGGGACAAGCCGCAAGCGCAAGAGGGTTTCCGGCTTCCGGGTGCGGATGCGCACCCACACGGGTCGTCGCGTGATCCGCACCCGCCGTCGCCGGGGTCGGGCCCGCCTGGCGGTCTGA
- a CDS encoding DUF177 domain-containing protein, with protein MTPRLQPLPLQELRLLGEGRNWPIDQPIAGLASLTPVRGQMRAMHHGTVLEVEGSVETIITLCCDRCLQTYNHALTAKARELLEIAVAGPEEEEVVFAAEDPVECLDPGGSFDPERWLFEQLSLQLPLVNRCGADCPGPPPPTGDASDTGEGDPRWAALRSLR; from the coding sequence ATGACTCCCCGGCTGCAGCCGCTGCCCCTGCAGGAGTTGCGGTTGCTGGGCGAGGGCCGCAACTGGCCGATCGACCAGCCCATCGCCGGGCTGGCCAGCCTCACCCCGGTGCGGGGCCAGATGCGGGCGATGCATCACGGCACGGTGCTCGAAGTGGAGGGCTCAGTCGAAACGATCATCACCCTCTGCTGCGACCGTTGTCTGCAGACCTACAACCACGCCCTGACGGCCAAGGCCCGGGAACTCCTGGAGATCGCGGTGGCGGGCCCCGAGGAGGAGGAGGTGGTGTTCGCGGCCGAGGATCCGGTGGAGTGCCTCGATCCGGGGGGCAGCTTCGATCCCGAGCGCTGGCTGTTTGAACAGCTCAGCCTGCAGCTGCCCCTGGTGAACCGCTGCGGGGCCGACTGTCCAGGCCCGCCGCCGCCCACAGGTGACGCCAGCGACACAGGGGAAGGTGATCCCCGCTGGGCGGCCCTTCGCTCCCTGCGCTGA
- the yidC gene encoding membrane protein insertase YidC: protein MIGYISDNLLLPILDFFYGLVPSYGLAIVALTVVIRLALFPLSAGSIRSARRMRIAQPVMQQRQAEIKAKYANNPQKQQEELGGLMKEFGSPLSGCLPLLVQMPILFALFATLRGSPFADVPYPVNLKVLPAEEIAAVETKPFNSASHSIFISETEHVPVIASLEGGTKLGVGDSTKVELHGKDGTSFASLLGTVEHGDSFTPSWVVTKGEGVVQVDDQGTITALAPGDATVEARIPGLAARSGFLFIKALGQVGFYTDGAINWDIAILVGAFGASLFASQLLSGMGMPANPQQATANKITPVMITAMFLFFPLPAGVLLYMVVANVFQGVQTFLLTREALPDNLQAILDKQLAQQPATATAGAGGGRLPFEPKAKK, encoded by the coding sequence GTGATCGGCTACATCTCCGACAACCTGCTGCTCCCGATCCTCGACTTCTTCTACGGATTGGTCCCCAGCTATGGGCTCGCGATCGTGGCCCTCACCGTGGTCATCCGCTTGGCCCTGTTCCCCTTGAGCGCCGGCTCGATCCGCAGCGCCAGGCGCATGCGCATCGCCCAGCCGGTGATGCAGCAGCGCCAGGCGGAAATCAAGGCCAAGTACGCCAACAACCCCCAGAAGCAGCAGGAAGAACTGGGCGGCCTGATGAAGGAGTTCGGCAGCCCCCTGTCGGGATGTCTGCCCCTGCTTGTGCAGATGCCGATCCTCTTCGCCCTGTTCGCGACCCTGCGGGGATCGCCGTTCGCCGATGTCCCCTACCCGGTCAACCTCAAGGTGCTGCCGGCCGAGGAGATCGCGGCGGTGGAAACCAAGCCCTTCAACAGTGCCAGCCACTCCATCTTCATCAGCGAAACCGAGCACGTGCCGGTGATCGCCAGCCTCGAAGGGGGCACCAAGCTTGGCGTCGGTGACAGCACCAAGGTGGAGCTGCACGGCAAGGACGGCACCAGCTTTGCCTCCCTGCTGGGCACCGTGGAGCACGGCGACAGCTTCACCCCCAGCTGGGTGGTGACCAAGGGCGAGGGCGTGGTCCAGGTGGATGACCAGGGCACCATCACGGCCCTGGCCCCCGGCGACGCCACCGTCGAGGCGCGCATCCCCGGCCTGGCGGCCCGCAGCGGTTTCCTGTTCATCAAGGCCCTCGGCCAGGTGGGCTTCTACACCGATGGGGCGATCAACTGGGACATCGCCATCCTGGTGGGAGCCTTCGGCGCCTCCCTGTTCGCCTCCCAGCTGCTCTCGGGGATGGGCATGCCCGCCAACCCCCAGCAGGCCACGGCCAACAAGATCACGCCCGTGATGATCACCGCGATGTTCCTGTTCTTCCCGCTGCCCGCCGGAGTGCTGCTCTACATGGTGGTGGCCAACGTGTTCCAGGGGGTCCAGACCTTCCTGCTGACCCGTGAGGCCCTGCCCGACAACCTGCAGGCGATCCTCGACAAGCAACTCGCCCAGCAGCCGGCCACGGCCACGGCCGGTGCTGGCGGAGGCCGGTTGCCCTTCGAGCCCAAGGCCAAGAAATGA
- a CDS encoding aminotransferase class V-fold PLP-dependent enzyme encodes MPALANKTYFNYGGQGPLPSPSLAAISEAFATIQELGPFSDNVWPYVNRTVSGLRQRLATWLGVAPERVAFTENVTSGCVLPLWGLPWQAGDELLVSDAEHYGVVAALEELARRHQLRITSLAVADLTGEAAAAAAAVGQRLEAALSPRTRLVVLSHLLWNTGQTMPIAAVAAQLANHPRHPWLLVDAAQSLGSLPVAEAAAAADIYACTGHKWCCGPEGLGAVAVSERLLEASSPTLIGWRTLEHDGPGAGGYHRDARRFEVATSCTPLFAGLDSSLQLLEAEGDAGARLSAIRQRSGQLWEGLQRIAGVRTLLAVPPPAGLVSFTMADPEGAPLDPAAIVKKLGDRGTWLRTLESPRCLRACTHLVSTADEVELLLEQLVEG; translated from the coding sequence ATGCCCGCCCTGGCCAACAAGACGTACTTCAACTACGGCGGCCAGGGGCCCCTGCCCTCGCCTTCGCTGGCGGCGATCAGCGAAGCCTTTGCCACCATCCAGGAGCTGGGCCCGTTCAGCGACAACGTCTGGCCCTACGTGAACCGCACGGTCTCAGGGCTGCGGCAGCGGCTGGCGACCTGGCTCGGCGTGGCGCCGGAGCGGGTGGCCTTCACCGAGAACGTCACCTCGGGATGCGTGCTGCCCCTCTGGGGCCTGCCATGGCAGGCGGGCGACGAACTGCTGGTGAGCGATGCCGAGCACTACGGCGTGGTGGCCGCCCTCGAGGAGCTGGCCCGGCGCCACCAGCTGCGGATCACCTCCCTGGCGGTGGCGGATCTCACCGGTGAGGCAGCCGCCGCCGCAGCGGCAGTGGGCCAGCGGCTGGAGGCCGCCCTCAGCCCCCGCACCCGGCTGGTGGTGCTCTCCCACCTGCTCTGGAACACCGGCCAGACGATGCCGATCGCGGCGGTGGCGGCCCAGCTGGCCAACCATCCCCGCCATCCCTGGCTGCTGGTGGATGCGGCCCAGTCCCTGGGCAGCCTGCCGGTGGCCGAGGCGGCGGCCGCCGCCGACATCTATGCCTGCACCGGCCACAAGTGGTGCTGCGGTCCCGAAGGGCTCGGTGCGGTGGCTGTTTCCGAACGGCTGCTGGAGGCGAGCAGCCCCACCCTCATCGGCTGGCGCACCCTGGAGCACGACGGCCCCGGCGCCGGCGGCTACCACCGCGACGCCCGCCGCTTCGAGGTGGCCACTTCCTGCACCCCCCTGTTCGCCGGGCTTGACAGCTCACTGCAGCTGCTGGAGGCCGAAGGCGATGCCGGCGCGCGGCTGTCGGCGATCCGGCAGCGCAGCGGCCAGCTGTGGGAAGGGCTGCAGCGGATTGCCGGGGTCCGCACCCTGCTGGCGGTGCCCCCGCCGGCGGGGCTGGTGAGCTTCACCATGGCCGATCCCGAGGGTGCCCCCCTGGATCCAGCCGCTATCGTGAAAAAGCTGGGGGACCGGGGCACCTGGTTGCGAACCCTGGAATCACCCCGCTGCCTGCGGGCCTGCACCCACCTGGTCAGCACGGCGGACGAGGTGGAACTGCTTCTGG
- the sppA gene encoding signal peptide peptidase SppA produces MPWPWRRKSRRTLARIAIEGPIAGGTRVRVLKAIEQVQERECPALLLRIDSPGGTVGDSQEIHAALLRLRQKGCRVVASFGNISASGGVYVGVAAEKIVANPGTITGSIGVILRGNDLSRLLKRIGIRFETVKSGLYKDILSPDRALSEPERLLLQELIDSSYGQFVTAVAAGRGLEEAAVRTFADGRVFSGAQALELGLVDVLGDEESARRLAAELAGLDPEKTRTVSFGKPPRKLLGLLPGATLLQQLSQSLSLELAWNGQPLWLHRP; encoded by the coding sequence ATGCCCTGGCCCTGGCGCCGCAAGTCCCGACGAACCCTGGCGCGAATCGCCATCGAAGGGCCGATCGCCGGAGGCACCCGGGTCCGGGTGCTGAAGGCGATTGAGCAGGTGCAGGAACGGGAGTGCCCCGCGCTGCTGCTGCGCATCGACAGCCCCGGCGGCACCGTGGGCGACAGCCAGGAGATCCATGCGGCCCTGCTGCGGCTGCGGCAGAAGGGCTGCCGGGTGGTGGCCAGCTTCGGCAACATCTCCGCCTCAGGCGGTGTCTATGTGGGGGTGGCGGCGGAGAAGATCGTCGCCAACCCCGGCACCATCACCGGTTCGATCGGGGTGATCCTGCGGGGCAACGATCTGTCGCGGTTGCTGAAGCGGATCGGCATCCGGTTTGAAACCGTCAAGAGCGGCCTCTACAAGGACATCCTCTCGCCCGACCGGGCCCTCTCAGAGCCCGAACGCCTGCTGCTGCAGGAGCTGATCGATTCCAGCTACGGCCAGTTCGTCACCGCGGTCGCCGCGGGGCGGGGCCTGGAGGAGGCGGCGGTGCGCACCTTCGCCGACGGACGGGTGTTCAGCGGCGCCCAGGCCCTGGAGCTCGGCCTGGTGGATGTCCTGGGGGACGAGGAGAGTGCTCGCCGGCTGGCGGCGGAGCTGGCGGGGCTGGATCCGGAGAAAACCCGCACCGTCAGCTTCGGCAAACCGCCCAGGAAGCTGCTGGGCCTGCTGCCGGGCGCCACACTGCTCCAGCAGCTGTCCCAGTCCCTGAGCCTGGAACTGGCCTGGAACGGCCAGCCCCTCTGGCTCCATCGCCCCTGA
- a CDS encoding PH domain-containing protein: protein MENKLEINETVFYEGGPAKGDLVINLLFGLTLIGIPFAVGAIVRALWLRFRITSRRISVSGGWLGRDRTQVVYSQIREVRSVPRGFGAWGDMVLVLNDGAKLEMRAVPRFRELETYIEERRDSRSKTAPRTPGGSGAAGFAPPARESA, encoded by the coding sequence GTGGAGAACAAACTCGAGATCAATGAAACGGTCTTCTACGAAGGAGGTCCCGCCAAGGGCGACCTGGTCATCAACCTGCTGTTCGGCCTGACGCTGATCGGCATCCCTTTTGCCGTTGGAGCCATCGTGCGGGCCCTGTGGCTGCGGTTCCGCATCACCAGCCGGCGCATCAGCGTCAGTGGCGGCTGGCTCGGCCGTGATCGCACCCAGGTGGTCTACAGCCAGATCCGCGAGGTGCGCTCGGTCCCACGGGGCTTCGGCGCCTGGGGCGACATGGTGCTTGTCCTCAACGATGGCGCCAAGCTCGAAATGCGTGCGGTGCCGCGCTTCCGTGAGCTCGAGACCTACATCGAAGAGCGGCGCGACAGCCGCAGCAAAACCGCCCCCCGCACGCCCGGTGGCAGCGGTGCGGCCGGCTTCGCCCCCCCGGCCCGTGAAAGCGCCTGA
- the aroH gene encoding chorismate mutase has product MKPGLELRALRGATTASANSGDAIAEAVAELIEELLRRNDLAGDRVLSVTFSVTADLDACFPAAIARRRADWGRVALLDCQQMAVAGDLPRCIRLLAHAWMDAHREVVHPYLRDAARLRPDRADPVQPSAPASSPADH; this is encoded by the coding sequence ATGAAGCCTGGTCTCGAGCTGAGGGCCCTGCGGGGAGCCACCACCGCCAGCGCCAACAGCGGCGACGCGATTGCCGAGGCCGTGGCCGAGCTGATCGAGGAGCTGCTGCGCCGCAACGACCTGGCGGGGGACCGGGTGCTCTCGGTCACCTTCTCCGTCACCGCCGATCTGGACGCCTGCTTCCCGGCCGCGATCGCCAGGCGCCGGGCCGACTGGGGACGGGTCGCCCTGCTGGACTGCCAGCAGATGGCGGTGGCCGGGGACCTGCCCCGCTGCATCCGGCTGCTGGCCCACGCCTGGATGGACGCCCATCGGGAGGTGGTCCATCCCTACCTGCGGGACGCCGCCCGGCTGAGGCCCGATCGGGCTGATCCCGTACAGCCTTCGGCCCCAGCCAGCTCCCCCGCCGACCACTGA